Within the Clostridium scatologenes genome, the region ATTTTATGTCATTTGAAGTCTTAGTTATTTCCTTATTGTTACTATCTAATTTTACTAAAGCATTTTGTATGTCATTATCTAGCTTTTCTATATTGACATTAACACTTCCATCTTGTGAGGGGTCATTAGCTGCTGGTTTTGCAAAAACCGTATTTCCCAGTAAGAATACTGCGGTTAAAGTTCCCGTAATAAACTTTACTATTTTTTTCACTAATATCTCTCCTTTATACTTTTCTTAATTTTTTTACTCTTTGTCCAATTTCATATTACAATAGGTTATAATATGAAAATTTAAAAACAACCTTTTTTATTATATCACAAGTTTACGAATTTTTAAAATTTATTTTTATATTTTTTACTTTTAATAAATTTAATATGATATTTTATACAATTCCTGCCATTTGTAATACCAACACTTCTTAAAGTGCAGGATGAACATTTCTGTGGGTTTGAATAAGCTCTTCTATAACTAATCCAATTAATTATCTAATCAAAAATGCTAGTATATTTTGTACTATTGAGTAAATATTTCTAATTGAAATTGATTTATTCTTCTCAAAAAAATATTTCACAAAATATACTAGCTCATCTTTTAATACATCCTATTCTACTGAAATTGCATTTACAGGGCACTGATCCGCTGCTTCTTGTGCACTACTTTCTTCTACAGGTGGCACTTCATCTTCAATAGCTTTTGCTTTACCATCATCATCCATTTTAAATACTTCTGGACAAACATCTGGACATAATCCACAACCTATACAAGTATCTTTATCAACATTAGCTTTCATAATATTACAGTACTCCTTTCACTATTATAATTTGGATAGTTCATAA harbors:
- a CDS encoding ferredoxin, with the protein product MKANVDKDTCIGCGLCPDVCPEVFKMDDDGKAKAIEDEVPPVEESSAQEAADQCPVNAISVE